A genomic stretch from Streptomyces venezuelae ATCC 10712 includes:
- a CDS encoding DNA polymerase III subunit alpha encodes MPGFTHLHTASGYSLRYGASHPERLAARAAERGMDALALTDRDTLAGTIRFAKACAKEGIRPLFGVDLAYEPTTPGPGRTPAASPGGDPRDVRRAPGRGPQDIRRVPVRGGAFVDESAPRALFLARSRAGWASLCAMITAAHAGGGDHPLLPWSALCDDDVFVLLGPASDVGRALAAGRPDRAVRLLAPWRERYGDALRLTAVDHGRSGTGPGSLRLAARTVGFAAEQGVRPVIGNAVRYADPGQGPVADVLDSARRLVPVDPRKELDSGEAWLKGADGMRAAAERIVEAAGFRRDTAHRLLEQTATVAADCLVDPEDDLGIGSAHFPEPHLVGAEYRTAQRVLASRAAAGMILKGYEKRGAYWDRMHQELDVIAHHRFAPYFLTVAQVVDDVREMGIRVAARGSGAGSLVNHLLGIAHADPVEHGLLMERFLSKRRTALPDIDIDVESARRLEVYRAIIDRFGTARVATVAMPETYRVRHAVRDVGAALSLDPADIDRIAKAFPHIRARDALAALDELPELRELAGERQKYGKLWELVEALDALPRGTAMHPCGVLLSDASLLARTPVVPTSGEGFPMSQFDKEDVEDLGLLKLDVLGVRMQSAMAHAVAEVERATGTRPDIDAVPDGDPETYRLIRSTETLGCFQIESPGQRDLVGRLQPATFHDLVVDISLFRPGPVAADMVRPFIEARHGRAPVRYPHPDLEETLRETYGVVVFHEQIIEIVRIMTGCRRDEADQVRRGLSDPESQGRIKLWFTREAAARGYADEVVARTWEIVAAFGSYGFCKAHAVAFAVPTYQSAWLKAHHPAAFYAGLLTHDPGMYPKRLLLADARRRGVPVLPLDVNRSAVAHRIELVSESKVRWGLRLGLTDVHGISEAESARIEAGQPYASLLDFWERARPRTPVAERLAQVGALDAFGANRRDLLLHLTELRRIQRGAASHGGQLPLAQGGKTAPVGLPDLDETERLSAELGILGMDASRHLMGDHHAFLRELGVVSAQRLRDTPHGRTVLVAGAKAATQTPPIRSGKRVIFTTLDDGTGLVDLAFFDDAHERCAHTVFHSWLLLVRGVVQRRGPRSVSVVGAAAWNLAELVELRASGGLEAVSERLAEPRPAEGNGDSAPAGRPADSGRRITLSTGYEMNPWADLKPAGEGLPSGRKLWHSSPGSAG; translated from the coding sequence ATGCCGGGGTTCACGCATCTGCACACCGCGTCGGGCTACTCCCTGCGCTACGGCGCCTCCCACCCCGAACGCCTGGCCGCCCGCGCCGCCGAGCGCGGCATGGACGCGCTCGCCCTGACCGACCGCGACACCCTCGCGGGCACGATCCGCTTCGCCAAGGCGTGCGCGAAGGAGGGCATCCGCCCGCTGTTCGGAGTGGACCTGGCGTACGAGCCGACGACACCAGGGCCGGGACGGACGCCGGCGGCCTCGCCCGGCGGCGACCCGCGGGACGTCCGGCGGGCGCCCGGCCGCGGCCCGCAGGACATACGCCGGGTCCCCGTCCGGGGCGGCGCCTTCGTCGACGAGTCCGCCCCCCGTGCCCTCTTCCTCGCCCGCTCCCGCGCCGGCTGGGCCTCCCTCTGCGCGATGATCACCGCCGCCCACGCCGGCGGCGGGGACCACCCCCTGCTGCCCTGGTCCGCCCTCTGCGACGACGACGTGTTCGTCCTCCTCGGCCCCGCGTCCGACGTCGGCCGCGCCCTCGCCGCCGGCCGCCCCGACCGGGCCGTCCGGCTGCTCGCCCCCTGGCGCGAGCGGTACGGCGACGCGCTGCGGCTGACGGCCGTCGACCACGGCCGGAGCGGCACCGGACCCGGCTCCCTGCGGCTCGCCGCCCGGACCGTCGGCTTCGCCGCCGAGCAGGGCGTCCGGCCCGTCATCGGCAACGCCGTCCGGTACGCCGACCCCGGCCAGGGACCGGTCGCCGACGTCCTCGACTCCGCCCGCCGCCTCGTCCCCGTCGACCCCCGCAAGGAGCTCGACAGCGGCGAGGCCTGGCTCAAGGGCGCCGACGGCATGCGGGCCGCCGCCGAACGGATCGTCGAGGCGGCCGGCTTCCGCCGGGACACCGCCCACCGCCTCCTCGAACAGACCGCGACGGTCGCCGCCGACTGCCTCGTCGACCCCGAGGACGACCTCGGCATCGGCTCCGCGCACTTCCCCGAGCCGCACCTCGTCGGCGCCGAGTACCGCACCGCCCAGCGCGTCCTCGCCTCGCGGGCCGCCGCCGGCATGATCCTCAAGGGGTACGAGAAGCGGGGCGCCTACTGGGACCGGATGCACCAGGAGCTGGACGTCATCGCCCACCACCGCTTCGCCCCCTACTTCCTGACGGTCGCCCAGGTCGTCGACGACGTACGGGAGATGGGCATCCGGGTGGCCGCCCGCGGCTCCGGCGCCGGCTCCCTCGTCAACCACCTCCTCGGCATCGCCCACGCCGACCCGGTCGAGCACGGCCTGCTGATGGAACGCTTCCTCTCCAAGCGCCGCACCGCGCTGCCCGACATCGACATCGACGTGGAGTCCGCCCGCCGCCTGGAGGTCTACCGGGCGATCATCGACCGCTTCGGCACCGCGCGCGTCGCCACCGTCGCCATGCCCGAGACCTACCGCGTCCGCCACGCGGTCCGGGACGTGGGCGCGGCCCTCTCCCTCGACCCGGCCGACATCGACCGGATCGCCAAGGCCTTCCCGCACATCCGTGCCCGGGACGCGCTCGCCGCCCTCGACGAACTGCCCGAGCTGCGCGAACTCGCGGGCGAGCGGCAGAAGTACGGAAAGCTCTGGGAGCTGGTCGAGGCCCTCGACGCGCTGCCGCGCGGCACCGCCATGCACCCCTGCGGGGTCCTCCTCTCGGACGCCTCGCTGCTCGCCCGCACCCCCGTGGTGCCCACCAGCGGCGAGGGGTTCCCCATGTCCCAGTTCGACAAGGAGGACGTGGAGGACCTCGGGCTGCTCAAGCTGGACGTCCTCGGGGTGCGGATGCAGTCCGCGATGGCCCATGCCGTCGCCGAGGTCGAGCGGGCCACCGGCACCCGCCCGGACATCGACGCGGTCCCGGACGGCGACCCCGAGACGTACCGGCTCATCCGCTCCACCGAGACCCTCGGCTGCTTCCAGATCGAGTCGCCCGGCCAGCGCGACCTGGTCGGCCGGCTCCAGCCCGCCACCTTCCACGACCTCGTCGTCGACATCTCGCTCTTCCGGCCGGGCCCGGTCGCCGCCGACATGGTCCGCCCCTTCATCGAGGCCCGGCATGGCCGCGCCCCCGTCCGCTACCCGCACCCCGACCTGGAGGAGACGCTGCGGGAGACGTACGGCGTGGTCGTCTTCCACGAGCAGATCATCGAGATCGTACGGATCATGACCGGCTGCCGGCGCGACGAGGCCGACCAGGTGCGGCGCGGGCTCTCGGACCCCGAGTCGCAGGGCCGGATCAAGCTCTGGTTCACCAGGGAGGCCGCGGCGCGCGGATACGCGGACGAGGTCGTCGCCCGTACCTGGGAGATCGTGGCGGCCTTCGGCTCGTACGGCTTCTGCAAGGCGCACGCGGTGGCCTTCGCCGTGCCGACGTACCAGTCGGCCTGGCTCAAGGCGCACCACCCGGCCGCCTTCTACGCCGGGCTGCTCACCCACGACCCCGGCATGTACCCCAAGCGGCTGCTGCTCGCGGACGCCCGGCGGCGGGGGGTGCCGGTGCTGCCGCTGGACGTGAACCGGTCGGCGGTCGCCCACCGTATCGAACTGGTGTCTGAATCGAAGGTGCGGTGGGGGCTCCGGCTCGGCCTCACCGACGTCCATGGCATCAGCGAGGCCGAGAGCGCCCGGATCGAGGCCGGACAGCCGTACGCCTCCCTCCTCGACTTCTGGGAACGGGCCCGCCCCCGCACCCCCGTCGCCGAACGGCTCGCCCAGGTCGGCGCGCTCGACGCCTTCGGCGCCAACCGCCGCGACCTCCTCCTCCACCTCACCGAACTCCGCCGCATCCAGCGCGGAGCCGCCTCCCACGGCGGCCAGCTCCCGCTCGCCCAGGGCGGGAAGACCGCCCCCGTCGGCCTGCCCGACCTCGACGAGACGGAACGCCTCAGCGCCGAGCTCGGCATCCTCGGCATGGACGCCTCCCGGCACCTCATGGGCGACCACCACGCCTTCCTCCGCGAACTCGGCGTCGTCTCCGCCCAGCGCCTCCGCGACACCCCGCACGGCCGGACCGTCCTCGTCGCGGGCGCCAAGGCCGCCACCCAGACCCCGCCGATCCGCTCCGGCAAACGGGTCATCTTCACCACCCTCGACGACGGCACGGGCCTGGTCGACCTCGCCTTCTTCGACGACGCCCACGAGCGCTGCGCCCACACCGTCTTCCACTCCTGGCTGCTCCTGGTCCGGGGCGTGGTGCAGCGGCGCGGCCCGCGCAGCGTCAGCGTGGTCGGCGCCGCCGCCTGGAACCTCGCCGAACTCGTCGAACTCCGCGCGTCCGGCGGCCTGGAGGCGGTCAGCGAACGGCTCGCGGAGCCCCGGCCCGCCGAGGGGAACGGCGACTCCGCCCCCGCCGGACGGCCCGCCGACTCCGGCCGCCGCATCACCCTGTCCACCGGTTACGAGATGAACCCCTGGGCCGACCTCAAACCGGCCGGCGAAGGGCTCCCGAGCGGAAGGAAGCTGTGGCACAGCAGCCCGGGGAGCGCGGGATGA
- a CDS encoding membrane protein produces the protein MSLVDELKSAVTPRAALLVVGVFALQLLFIASYVGALHHPKPRDVPFGVVAPPQVSAQLVGQLEKLPGAPLDPRTVADEATARNQILNRDIDGALLVAPTGRTDTLLVASGGGTVLSTALETILTQVEGAQQRTVRTVDVAPASAQDFDGLSAFYLVVGWCVGGYICAAILAISAGSRPANRERAIIRLGALAIYSVLGGLGGAIIVGPILGALPGSVAALWGLGALVVFAVGAATLALQSVFGIVGIGLAILLVVVAGNPSAGGAFPLPMLPPFWNAIGPALPPGAGTWAARSIAYFKGNDMTGSMLVLAAWAVVGAAVTLVMSSLKRKPAAEPIAEELGTASGARAH, from the coding sequence ATGAGCCTCGTCGACGAACTGAAAAGCGCCGTCACCCCCCGAGCCGCCCTCCTTGTCGTCGGCGTCTTCGCCCTCCAGCTGCTGTTCATCGCCTCGTACGTCGGGGCCCTGCACCACCCCAAGCCCAGGGACGTCCCCTTCGGCGTCGTCGCGCCGCCACAGGTCTCCGCCCAGCTCGTCGGGCAGCTGGAGAAACTCCCCGGCGCCCCGCTCGACCCCCGTACGGTCGCCGACGAGGCCACGGCACGGAACCAGATCCTGAACCGGGACATCGACGGCGCCCTGCTCGTCGCCCCCACCGGCCGCACGGACACCCTGCTCGTCGCCTCCGGCGGCGGAACCGTGCTCTCCACGGCCCTGGAGACGATCCTCACCCAGGTCGAGGGCGCCCAGCAGCGCACCGTACGGACGGTCGACGTGGCCCCCGCGTCGGCGCAGGACTTCGACGGGCTCTCGGCCTTCTACCTCGTCGTCGGCTGGTGCGTCGGCGGCTACATCTGCGCCGCGATCCTGGCGATCAGCGCGGGCTCCCGGCCCGCCAACCGGGAACGCGCGATCATCCGCCTCGGCGCCCTCGCGATCTACTCGGTGCTCGGCGGACTCGGCGGCGCGATCATCGTCGGCCCGATCCTCGGCGCCCTGCCCGGCAGCGTCGCTGCCCTGTGGGGCCTGGGCGCCCTGGTCGTCTTCGCCGTCGGCGCCGCCACCCTCGCCCTCCAGTCGGTCTTCGGGATCGTCGGCATCGGCCTGGCGATCCTGCTCGTGGTCGTCGCGGGCAATCCGAGCGCGGGCGGCGCCTTCCCGCTGCCGATGCTGCCCCCGTTCTGGAACGCGATCGGACCCGCCCTGCCGCCGGGCGCGGGCACCTGGGCGGCGCGCTCGATCGCGTACTTCAAGGGCAACGACATGACCGGCTCGATGCTGGTCCTCGCGGCCTGGGCGGTCGTCGGCGCGGCGGTGACCCTGGTGATGTCCTCCCTGAAGCGCAAGCCGGCGGCGGAGCCGATCGCGGAGGAGCTGGGCACGGCGAGCGGCGCCCGGGCCCACTGA